TTGCTGACTTGCTTCATATTTTTAATAGACCGGTAAGAGAGTTGAATTCAAAATGAGACAATGGATTTATTTATCTAAAAGCAAACAGCATatatcccaaaatgtcaaataaccCATTTTAACAGGTAAACATCAGTGACTATTGTATTTAAAGGTGATCTAAAACGCATTATGTGAATGGAGCTCAGTTTAagaccaaactgtttgtttctaATTCATCTGCATGTCCACCGACatggtacacaaacacacacacacacacaaaccgaccTCCTACCTCTGTGCTTCTGTCTCTCCCAGCATCCGTCTAATTCAGTGCTCGGGCCTGTGGTTAGAAGCAGTATGTTTTTTATGATCACCCTCTGAGTACACAGTGACCTTGGATATTATTCACACACAATGGATGGAGCTGTCCACACTGGGGAGCACTGCAATTGCTGTGGGCCGCTGCGATTGAGTGGGTCTCTGGGTTTTTTTCTTGAGAGAGGCTGTTAAGAGAAAGAGTGAAAGGCAGGCAGTAAGAGTGAGTGCAACCATTTTATAATAGGAGCAAAGGAAAGAGAATACGAATTTACATCTCTAggttgttaatgtgtgtgtgaaggagcaAGGTtcttatataaaatatatcttGACCCTATTAAAGTTTGTTAGAATGCATTTTGGCAGCAAAGGCATGTGGTAAATACTCTCGTATTTACCACAAATAAGGTAACCCCTCTGTGCAGTTAATAAGTGGGTAGAATATTTTTGGTCCAATAATTTATCGGCAAATACATGCACTTGGGGGCGAACCCTAGCCTTTACAAGTAGAACAGTGAGAAATTATGAGCACAGGTCATAAGACAAAAAACATTATCAATGAAAAATAATGTCCGattatattaatttttttttaagaagaaatAGAAAGTGTCCTTTATTGATGAAATCATTCTTTGCATTTAACGCATCCTACTCAGTGGGAGCAGTTTTAGAGGTTTAGAGTAATGCTCAGGGACACGTGGAGGAGCCGGGGTTTTACGAATCACCAACTGTGCGGTTCCCAGAGGACCTTATCCACGCGCCACTGACGCCCCATAggttggtgtcagaagtgggattcaaacccacgcctccagaggagactgcgacctgatcGCAGCGCCTTGGACCACTCAGCCATCCTGTCCTGATTCTTTGTGGTCCTATTGATTAACAGAATGCCCAATGAACAGCTTTTCAGCTTATAATTCTTTCTAATGGAATATCCTGTATTTTGGGATCTACTCGTGATCCTGTCAAAATTATGTAGGACTTGAATTTACTCTTATATTGATTCGGATATTTTAAGCAAAAGCCAGTCATTGTGATGATGTCAAGTGTTGACGTCATGTCAAGCGGTTTAATTAACAATTCAAAGCCTTCTTACTCGAATTGTATTGCAAACCTGTCTACATTTGATGACTTGCCTGTAAATTATCAATAAAATGCTAATTGTTTGAATAATGGATATCCAAAGAGTATAGAacataataaacaaatgctAGTTGCACTCTAACGTACAGCCTATAATTATTATAGTGGCAACAGCCTCCTCAtgcacaaaacaataaaataaagaataaagaaatcttTTTCCAGGGCTACCCGCATACTTGGACCTAGCGTCCCCTATTCGATCATTTTCCTTTTGGATACCACCTGAACGGCAGGGGCCCATCACTGTGAGTTTGGCATACTATGGTGACGGAATGAGCCCCAATTCCTACAGCCTGCAGAGACAGATATAGAGGGATTAAGTCCAAAGTGAGGACACCTTGAAGAAAGTCCAAAGCTAGCAACACAAAAGTCTTAATGACAGATCTATGaagataattattattattattattatggaatTGCATCACTTTGGCCAAGATAATTCGACTgcagaacatttaacatttaaacacCTGCAGTATGAGGTGGTTTGTCCACCTCAGTTcatacaaagaaaacacacacacacacacacacacacacacacacacacacacacacacacacacacacacacacacacacacacacatacgcagtaCCTGCCTTGTTATAACACCAATCAGTCGATTGTCAGAGGCGGAGAGGGCTTATGGCAGCTTTATGGGAGGTGAGGCAGCACTTGGTGGTCCATTTGGCTGCACATATAGATGACTGGTccttgtgtatgtgtggggaaatgcatgcatgtgtgtgacaCGATGAGTAGCTTTCCACTGGGCATTTGTGTGCGTAAAATGCTTTTCACATAACCATGCACATCTCTGTGAGTCgtcagacagtgtgtgtgtgtgtgtgtgtgtgcgtgtgcgtgcagcaGTTACATGCAAGTGCACTGTCACACCTGTGTGTCGTCAGGGCACATAACTGTCTGTCGGGAAGCGGTGTAGATGAAGCGAACTGCAAGTCTGTCTCTGCACCATTTGAGGTGTAAGATACCAAGAAGGAGACACAGAGATATGCACGAGGTAAGACGAGcgcgagggaggagggggtttaATAGAGATGAGGATGAAAAATGtgtaaggaaagaaagaaataataatataatataataataatatgtactTTTTTGTCTTAAGGCAGCTaaaggggtcgtcgtggtgcaggagtagagagggtgtgctgggaagcacaaggttggtcgTTCAAGTCCtgactgccccatgttccatgtcgaaagtgtccctgagcaagacacctaacctatAATTGCTCCCcgagcaaaaatgtaaaaagccacggattaaaaatgtaatgtaagtcgctttggataaaagcgtcagctaaatgacctgtaatgtaatgtaatgtaattgtccAGCAACTTGTGTCATCCTTCCCTTCTTTCGGTCAAGTCCGTCCTCCTTTAAATGGTCTCCTCTTGTGACCCTTCTTCATTGAAATAGTCCCTCGTCCTATCCAGAGAAATCCGGTATACAAAGAGACAATGCTATGGTTTTGTGaaatagctttttttctttttgtctcatcGCCTTCTCACCATACTTTAAATTGTTTCTCAAGGCTACCATTGTTTgagtaattaaatgtttttctttaatagcctctcaataaaacatgtatATTCTTTGCATCACTCCCAGTTACTACTGATTACAAAATGGTCAGTGTGTTATTCATTTAATATCTATCCAacactttattatttatgtgaTGTAATTAACATCGTGTCCTGGAGGGGTTGCTAGTGGAGTTTTAGGCAATTCTctttgttaaaaaatgtaatttccctTCTGAAGAGCAATTATAGAGgacttttttaaaaagcaaaattcTAAATTTTTGCTTCACCGCATTGAAAATAGAGTCTTTGTTATGTGTCGCAACAGGTAATGCATGCAGCAAGAAAAGGCTCCGTTTGAAGACACCGTCTCCACGGACCTTCATTTGCATTTGGAGGATGAAAAAAGAATATTTGCTCAAATCTGAGACACAAGGCTCCGAGCGTCGCATCATCAGAATGCAAATCCAAAGAGTAAACAAGGTAAGAAATATTTAACTGACTTTCATGATAACCCGGTAATTATTGCTTAAATGTTTCCACCAAATTGCCTCctaattctcctcctgcttTGATTCAATGGTCAAAAATTAAAGGTTCATCTTGACTAAAAGTGCATGATTTTTTCCTCTGAAATCCTTTCCACAATAAAGCTTGATTTATGCTTGCCGCATTTGTGACTTTAGCGAGTGTCCGTCGGGCTAAAGTGCCACACCACGTTTAATGTTTGAATTTCCACACACTCGAAAGAAATGTTGAAAAGTTGTATCAACCCATCAGTTATCTTGCCACCCAATTAGTAGTGTAGAACAAGGAGGCCAAACCAAAGTTGACTCCTgatgggggagagaaacaggaGACACAGAGCGgacttctttttactttttttgagcTGCTGGGGTAAAGAAGACACGAGGTTCCTCTTGCTGATTGGTCCGAAGTTATCTACAAAAGCAACAGACAGACGAGGAAAATCATAGAGTCGACACTGGCTGATTTGAAACAGCAACTTGGGAACGGAACGGTAGAAACAGGGGGGTTGCTGTGGAGGCTTTGATGAGGTAGGAAGTACAGGCCTTTTCTTTGCCTTTGTCTTTAAATAGTTCCCTAGGCAGGCTGCTGTTGAAGTCTGAACTAAGAGTACATCAAAGAAAGGCCTCACTTAGTCTGAATGTGAGGTAATAGGCGGGTAATTGAACCAACTGTTCTTACAGCACTTTCCAATCAAGAAAGTACCCTTTTAAAGAACctgatttcacacacacacacacacacacacgcacgcacgcacgcacgcacacgcacgcacacacacacacacacacgtaccagCGATTGAATTTTGAGGTGTGTAATTATTTAGTAGGGTGCCATATAGCTCACTGTGATCATGCTTGTTTATAACAATGCAAGCATTATACCAGTGCTTAATTTGGACTGCATAGGCATTCCTACCTGTATCCATGGAGATTTAAATCACAAGATAATGTATGTGGATTACAGAAAATGGGTACAATCATCTGAGGTTCCAACCTGAAGCATTTTCCCACCTGTGGCCGAGTGCTGCTTATTTGACTTCTCTTGACTGCAGTAAGGTTTATTTCGGTCGCCTCGTTCGGCTTTTTCACTTGTGTTCCAGGCGTAAATTTTATACCGCACCTACATCTTTGGATACAGTATGTTTTCTATGtacaaatgaaatcaaatgtttgataatatttatgtatttttaatgcATGTTATTTAATCCATACACGTATTAAACATTACTAACAGAGCTAGATTGAAATTTCTTTTCTCACAAATAAGGAATTGCATtgctcatttctttctttctttccccctttCGCAGTCCGATGGCGTCTGCGTTTTGGGCCTGAGGAAGCTGTGGCTCCTCATCATGGTCTATGGCCTCTCCTGCTccgtcttctcctccctctccctctgcctgctGCGCCTCCCGCGCTGGGTGTGTCTGATGGGCGGCGCGGCTGTGCACgcggtgctgctggtggtgctccTGGTGTTCTCTCCACCTCCTAAGAGCCCAGAGTATCTGGGCGCCCTGCTGGTGATCTCTGTGCTGTGGGGACTCGGCACAGCGCTGAACAAGACGGGCGTCAGCAGTGAGTGGCGGCCGCGGTCGAGGCGTCTGTAGATGCGACTCCTCAGTTCCTACATGACacgtgtctcctctctctgtgtgtgtgtgtgtgtgtgtgtgtgtgtgtcagctctgCTCGGTATGCTCTACGCTGAGGAGAAAGAGCGGCTGGACTTTGTCTTCACCATCTATCACTGGTGGCAGGCCATCGCCATCTTCATCGTCTACCTGTGGTCCCACCTGCCAATGAGGGTACGCTGTGTGTGGGTTCAGAAAACTTtgaaagtgtgtctgtgtctcgggtaaaaaaaaaaaaaaaaacctcgaaGAAAAGACTGTTCGTttggatttacatttttaaaggaaatgTTCCTACTtataactttattctcttattacTACTGTCACTCCTCCTCAGGCGAAACTCTCCATCCTGTTGGCCACTTTATTGGtggcctgctgctgttattgggTGATGGAGCGTCGGCTCGCCCGTAAAGTGCCTTACAGGCTGCCTCGCATCCCGCGGCCGCGGCACAAGGTGAGCTCATGACGCCTGATTCATAGTATCAGTTGAAGGGCAGCGGTCACAGGCCCAGGAGACGTACAGCAGAATACTAGTAATGTGATGTAACGTCCAGAATCACAATGTTCTGTGTCCGTTCGGAAATGTTTTTTATCATATATCTTATTTCAACTTTCTGTAGCCTTTATATTTCAATCAAAGCTTATAAGtgtcgtctttttttcttctgtttacatcatttgaatgttttatattaatttgCTGAGGGGAGAAAGTTTCTGTTTGCTCACCTTGGATCTTGATTTAAGACGTCTAATCATGGTTTTCTTACATCACATATAGTTTAGAGCCAATCACGGTCAAATATGCAATACAAATTGGATGTTGAAATATAAAACCTACGTACACTGAAAATAGatgaaagtaataaaataacatgtgcttatttatagctgcattaaTAACGGATAAGGCTGTCAAATATATTTTGCATGTGGGAAAAAGTCAAGTTACAGTTTCTATAACTGTCAACTTGCCACTTGTTATGATAATAACAAGCAGAACTAAGTTTTATGTGTTGCATTATACACCTTTTAAAGGCTACTGTGTTTTACAGTCGTTTGACAGTCTAATGCAACGGCCCCTACAGTAAATACTTCAGGAACGTTAAATGTTGAAGTTAACAGCTGGTGGGCAGTGTGACGTCTACTTAACGCTCATCGCCATGGAAACTTTAAAGTAAGGCCAAAACAAAGAATAGCTAGACTTAATTAGTTTCATTTCAATTTCGTTGCTGTTAATAATGTGACACATCTACACACCCACATATGTATAAATACAGAGCAATTTAGTGAATAAAGGAGTTCCTTTTACTTATGTTATTACTAATCCAATTACTGAGAGTATCTTGAAAGAACTCATTTCAAACTAAAAGTAATttattctgttaaaaaaaacgatcctcagaaatacattttataaaactTCAGTTTGCAGTTTTGAATGAATGCTGTAATAACCTTAAACATTGGGTTATTACAGACACGTTTAATTGTCCTAACCCATCATGTTTTAGTGTATGGTTGAACTGGATACACCTTGGTGGTGTATTGGGtgtattttgaatttaaacataGTACTGGCATTCTTtctgcacacatgcactcacacagaaATAACCGAAAGGACTTCTCAGGTTTTCAATCTGTGCTTTATTTCATTTGCCTTTAAGCAAAATGAGTCTTAACACAAGAGTGTTTATGAGCCGGGATAAAGAGGCAGCTGCTACGTCACCAACAGTTTGTGTTGCAGTTGCGGTCCTGACCGATGAAGCCTTAAACTCCGAACCGAACCCCGAGTTCAGCCGTCAACAGTCAGGCCCCTGAAGCGCAGCGACCAGGTTTTAGCCCGAGCCGTTACTGTTGCCAGTTCCCATCGGTTGCTTCTCAGTGCCTGATGCGTCTGATGGACTGGATCTTTGGAGTCTGGCAATGGGAGCCCCAGTTCCTCCAGTGCTGGTAGTCTCCGCTGTGCCTCTGGCACTCCATGATGTACTGCTGGCCTCTGTAGCCCGGGTACTCATAGCACACAaagctgaaggaggaggtgggtaAGAAGTAAGAAGACCGGAATTACATTTCTTTCCTCATTACATAAAGATTTCTCCAGGTTGAATGTGTGGATTATATTCAGATATCAAACTATTTCTAGACATGCActgagtaaaacatttttttgtaacgAATAATACGTACTGGggtctttatttttgtattactgTTTCCTTAGTTTCCTGTTATTCATCAGCCAACGTGATGACAGGATGTTGGGATGAAAAATGACACTTTGAACACCCACAGAAATTTCAAGACGGATCCTACTAATTACTTAGTACTGATGTACTTTTCTCCCG
The sequence above is a segment of the Gasterosteus aculeatus chromosome 9, fGasAcu3.hap1.1, whole genome shotgun sequence genome. Coding sequences within it:
- the LOC144383155 gene encoding protein unc-93 homolog B1-like encodes the protein MRNCIAHFFLSFPLSQSDGVCVLGLRKLWLLIMVYGLSCSVFSSLSLCLLRLPRWVCLMGGAAVHAVLLVVLLVFSPPPKSPEYLGALLVISVLWGLGTALNKTGVSTLLGMLYAEEKERLDFVFTIYHWWQAIAIFIVYLWSHLPMRAKLSILLATLLVACCCYWVMERRLARKVPYRLPRIPRPRHKVSS